The segment GTTCTGGCGCTCGCGCGTCCCTGGCGGGATCAGGTCTCGGGGGCGGCGGTCGCGCTCCAGCGGGTCCTGGTCGGAGCATGACGACGCCCGTTCGCCCGGTCGCGCTCACGATCGGCGTTTTCGACGGCCTCCACCGGGGCCACCAAGCGGTCATCGCCGCGACGGTCGAGGCCGCGCGGCGTCGGGCCGGGGCGGCGTGGGTCGCGACGTTCGATCCGCACCCCGACACCGTGGTCCGAGGCTCGGCGCCGCGCCCGTGGATCACGCCCCCCGACGAGAGGGCGGACCTCCTCCACCAGATGGGGATCGACCGCGTCGAGATCGCGCGCTTCGATCGGGAGATCCAGGCGCTCACGCCGGAGGGCTTCCTGGATCGCGTGCTCGGCCCCGGCGCTCCGCTCGCGGCGCTGGTCCTGGGCGCGGATTTCCGGATGGGCCGGGATCGGGTGGGAGACCGCGCCTATCTCGAGTCGCTCGGACGGTCGCGCGGCTTCGAGGTGCTGGAAGTGCCGCTCGTGAAGGGTGACGGAGCGAAGCTCTCCAGCACCGCTCTAAGGCAAGAGGTCGTCGCGGGCCGCGTGGAGAGCGCGTCCGAGATCATGGGGCGTCCGTATGCCTTGGAGGGTCGCATCGGCTCAGGCGCCGGCCGGGGCACCGGGCTGGGATACCCGACCGCGAATCTGGAGATACACCCGGCGAAGCTCCTGCCTGCCCCGGGCATTTATATTTCTTACAACGATTTGGGGGGCGGGGAGAGGCAGCCCGGAATCACGTACATAGGGAGCGCATCTACCTTTGGGCCGGGACCTACGCGCGTGGAGGTCCATCTGCTCGACTTCTCGGGCAGCCTTCGGGGCCGACATCTGAAAACAATGCTGATCTCGCAGCTTCGCGCCGATGAAGTATTTAGCTCGCCGGCGGACCTGGTCAAGGCGATGGAGAAGGACCTCCAGCGGGCGCGAGCGTTCTGGGCCGCCTCGAAACCGGCCGGTCGAGAGTCCCGCGCTTAGTGCAGTTTGGGTTTGAAACCCGCGAAGCCTATGCTACATTCCCCGCTCGTACACTGAGAGGGAAAGTCGAGGAGGTGGCACCGGTGCCGTTGACGCCTGAGAGGAAGCGCGAAGTGATCGGCCAGTTCAAGATCCATGATACCGATTCCGGATCGGCCGAGGTTCAGATCGCGCTCCTCACGGAGAGGATCAAGTACCTGACGGAGCACTTCAAAGTGCACAAGCGCGACCATCACAGCCGTCGCGGCTTGCTCCGGATGGTGGGTCAACGTAGAAGGCTGCTCGATTACTTGAAATTGACGAGAGTCGAGCGCTACCGGATGGTGGTCAAGGAGCTCGGCCTCCGCAAGTAGGCTGCTCACCGCGCAAGCGGACCTCACCAGCAGTACCTCCCCCAGACACTCCCGCGGCACCCGCCTGGCTCCATGGCTCGCCAGAGCGCGTTCGCCAGAGCGCGTCTCGGATGATTTTCTATCAAGAGTCAAAATGAAGGAGACTAGAATGCCCGAATCCGTAAGCCTCGAGCTAGGCGGCCGTCCGTATTCCATTCAAGTAGGAAAGGTCGCCAAGCAGGCCTCGGGTGCTACGTGGATCCAGTATGGCGAGACGGTCATCTTGACGGCGGCCGTCGCCAGCAAGGATCCGATCGACAAAGACTTTTTCCCACTCTCGGTCGAATACCGGGAGAAGACTTACGCCGCGGGGAAGATCCCGGGCGGATTCTTCAAGCGTGAAGGGCGGCCCACCGAGAAGGAGATTCTCAGCAGCCGCCTCATCGATCGGCCGCTTCGCCCGCTCTTCCCGGACGGCTACAGGAACGAGATCCAGATCATGTCGACGGTCCTCTCCTCGGATCAGGCGAACGACTCCGATGTTCTCGGAATCACGGGCGCCTCGGCCGCGTTGATGGTCTCCGACATTCCGTTCCCCGAGCCGGTTTCCGCGGTGCGCGTGGGCCTGGTCGAAGGGAAGCTGGTCCTGAACCCGACGTTCGCGGAGCTCGTCGAGTCCACGCTGGACCTGGTGGTCGCGGCCACCGACACGAACATCGTCATGGTCGAGGCGGGCGCCCGCGAGGTCGCGGAATCGAAAATCGTGGAGGCGTTTGAATTCGCCCACCAGGCGATCCGGCAGCTCAACAAGCTGCAGCACGAGCTGAAGGCGCGCGTAGGGAAGCCCAAGCGGGCGTTCCCGCTGCCGCAGCGGGACGAGACGCTCGTGAAGGCGATCACGTCGACCTTCGGCGACAAGGTCAAGACCGCGAACAAGATCGCCGAGAAGAAAGCGCGACAGGACGGTCTCGACGCCGTGCTCCAGGAAGCCGTCACGCGCTTCGAGGAATCCCACCCCGGCTCGGCCAAGACCGTGAAGCAGGTGATCGGGGAGATCGAGGAGCGCGAGGTTCGCCATTTGATCGTGAGCGAGCAACGCCGCCCCGACGGGCGCGGCTTTGACGACATTCGAAACGTGACCGCCGAGACCGGCATCCTTCCGAGAACGCACGGCTCGTCGCTCTTCACGCGCGGCCAGACCCAAGCCCTCGTGGTCGCGACGCTCGGAACCAAGGTGGACGAGCAGCGCGTCGAGGAGCTGGAGGGGCAGAGCTGGAAGAGCTACATGCTCCACTACAACTTCCCGCCGTACTCAGTCGGGGAAGTCCGGCCCTTCCGGGGCCCGGGCCGCCGCGAAATCGGACACGGAGCACTGGCCGAGCGTTCGATCGAGCCCCTCATTCCGACCGACGTCGACTTCCCATACACGATCCGCATCGTCTCGGACATTCTGGAATCGAACGGATCCTCGTCGATGGCGACCGTCTGCGGCGGAAGCCTCGCGCTCATGGATGCCGGCGTGCCGATCAAGGCTCACGTCGCCGGCGTCGCCATGGGGCTGGTCAAGGAGGGCGACAAGTTCGCGATCCTGACCGACATCCAGGGAGTGGAGGATCACCTGGGCGACATGGACTTCAAGGTCGCGGGTACCCGCGCCGGCGTGACGGCGCTCCAGATGGACATCAAGATCGCGGGCGTCTCCTATCAATTGATGGCC is part of the Candidatus Eisenbacteria bacterium genome and harbors:
- the ribF gene encoding riboflavin biosynthesis protein RibF translates to MLAAAARGEWMAARARGPGGVGSGARASLAGSGLGGGGRAPAGPGRSMTTPVRPVALTIGVFDGLHRGHQAVIAATVEAARRRAGAAWVATFDPHPDTVVRGSAPRPWITPPDERADLLHQMGIDRVEIARFDREIQALTPEGFLDRVLGPGAPLAALVLGADFRMGRDRVGDRAYLESLGRSRGFEVLEVPLVKGDGAKLSSTALRQEVVAGRVESASEIMGRPYALEGRIGSGAGRGTGLGYPTANLEIHPAKLLPAPGIYISYNDLGGGERQPGITYIGSASTFGPGPTRVEVHLLDFSGSLRGRHLKTMLISQLRADEVFSSPADLVKAMEKDLQRARAFWAASKPAGRESRA
- the rpsO gene encoding 30S ribosomal protein S15, which produces MPLTPERKREVIGQFKIHDTDSGSAEVQIALLTERIKYLTEHFKVHKRDHHSRRGLLRMVGQRRRLLDYLKLTRVERYRMVVKELGLRK
- the pnp gene encoding polyribonucleotide nucleotidyltransferase, with product MPESVSLELGGRPYSIQVGKVAKQASGATWIQYGETVILTAAVASKDPIDKDFFPLSVEYREKTYAAGKIPGGFFKREGRPTEKEILSSRLIDRPLRPLFPDGYRNEIQIMSTVLSSDQANDSDVLGITGASAALMVSDIPFPEPVSAVRVGLVEGKLVLNPTFAELVESTLDLVVAATDTNIVMVEAGAREVAESKIVEAFEFAHQAIRQLNKLQHELKARVGKPKRAFPLPQRDETLVKAITSTFGDKVKTANKIAEKKARQDGLDAVLQEAVTRFEESHPGSAKTVKQVIGEIEEREVRHLIVSEQRRPDGRGFDDIRNVTAETGILPRTHGSSLFTRGQTQALVVATLGTKVDEQRVEELEGQSWKSYMLHYNFPPYSVGEVRPFRGPGRREIGHGALAERSIEPLIPTDVDFPYTIRIVSDILESNGSSSMATVCGGSLALMDAGVPIKAHVAGVAMGLVKEGDKFAILTDIQGVEDHLGDMDFKVAGTRAGVTALQMDIKIAGVSYQLMADALEKARKARMHLLDIMETAIAKPRAELSPYAPRIYIMMIDPDKIREVIGPGGKMIKKISAETGTQIDIEDSGEIRIAAFSGADGDRAREIIRSITEDPEIGRIYQGTVRRVVPFGAFVEISPGKDGLVHISELEDRRVERVEDVINEGDSVLVKVIGIDREGKIKLSRKQALPGHENDPVVAASDPRGGRGGGRDGGRDGARRRPEPSRR